In Oreochromis niloticus isolate F11D_XX linkage group LG22, O_niloticus_UMD_NMBU, whole genome shotgun sequence, the sequence ACAAAAGAAGCggaattaattatttttttaaattcttataCGGGCCGACTCACCGTTGCCCCTCTGATGTCCTGCAGGGCCCTCCTGGTAGGCCTGGTCTTCCTGGAGCTGATGGAGTTCCTGGACCTCCTGGAACTTCACTCATGCTGCCTGTGAGTCACCTTTAACCTTTCAGCCTTTACTGATTATGGAAACTATTAGAATAGCCATAAATATGAGTCATATTTGGgcaaatgttttgtttatacCTTTCAGatctgaatgtattttaactcTTTACTGTCCGTGTTAGGGGTCAGGGGTCAGTGTTGGTTTTTCTATAAGCATCGAGATTTGGGTCTTTCAAAGTTAATTAGTTCAGGTTTTCCTCATTGAACACAGCTGCAGTCTACAGGAATGCTCTCAGATGTTGAGTTCTTTGTGTATTCAAAAGATTATTccttgttttttatatatatgttacAGTAATTCTGTGTCACTGTCACTGATCAGATCTGAGTCTGAATGTTTGTTCTGTGTTTGCAGTTCCGCTTCGGGCAGAGTGGAGGAGACAAGGGGCCGGTCGTTTCTGCACAGGAGGCTCAGGCTGCAGCCATCTTATCCCAAGCCAGGGTCAGATATGACTCTTTATTTCACATTTCAGCTTTTCTATCTATGAGTGGATTACTGGTGCTTTGTTTCTGCCCAGTATTGTCACCTTTTGTGAAAGACATTGTTtctaatttattattaaaattgcACTTTgttgattatttctttttttctatttatgtAATGAAAACTCAGAATCAAAATAAGACTTTAATGTGGTCAGTAAGAGATGATGtgttataaaaacacaaatataacaGAAAACCTGTGAACAGGACAGCAGGTATCCTGTGAACATTAAGATGATGATCTTATCCAGGGAACATAAATCAATATGCAAACAGAGTTTCTTCCTGAATCACTGCTATAAGCAGCTGTCATGTTTTCTGTAGATGGCTCTGAAGGGGCCTCCTGGACCAATGGGATTCACCGGACGCCCCGGACCCCTGGTATGCTACCTTTCATTTGGATCATAATAATCGGTCTGTTCTCTAAGTGTATATGACATCATCATTAATAAAATGAGACTGAGATGATTGAGTCTCTTTCAGGGAAGTCCAGGAAGTCCTGGTTTGAAGGGAGAGCTTGGAGACCCCGGTCCTCAGGTAAATCACAACAGCTGTGTGTAAAATTATTAATGCAGTgactttaaaattattattattattcctgtATTGTGTCTGTGAGATCACAGTTATAACTGGCACTTCTGACGGGCCTCTGGTTTATTTCCAGGGTCCCAGGGGTCCCCACGGTTTGATGGGCCCTCCAGGCAAAGCAGGAAGAAGAGTGAGTATGAACAGCTGACATTTTTATTAAGATGTGTGTATCACTTGtcgttgtatttttttgtttttttaagttttatgaGAGTAGGTGTCGTTTCAGGCCTGCTGCTTCTAAAGATGGAAGCAGCAGGCCTGAAGCTCTGAATTTAAGGCTGTCACCAGAAAGTTTTAGTCCAGAAAGTTTTGCATTTGTCCATCCAGATGCTCACCTGTGGTCCTCTTTAAGCCGTCTTTAAACATGGGTTCACTTAAACATGTTCTTCCTCTGCTCCTCGCAGGGCCGTGCTGGAGCTGATGGTGCCAGAGGAATGCCAGGAGAGCCTGGAGCTAAGGTACCCTCACTGCCTTTATTTAAACACCACCAGCCTGAAGCCTCCACTCTGTCTCTGTAGCTTTTTTATTGGTCCAATAAGAATagatattaaaaattaaatctGGTGTCATTTTGGAGTCAAAACCTGGACACAGTCAGTTTGTTCTCCCTGATTATTCAGCCATATGCTGACTCATTGTTATTGTATTGAGATCATTTCTGATGCATTTCTATCTTCTACAGtgagataataataatgtttacgtctgtctctttcacaggGCGACCGTGGTTTCGATGGTCTTCCTGGTCTGCCTGGTGATAAAGGACACAGGGTCAGTCCAACAATCTCAAAAACAATGATTGTTTTTCAGTTATAATCTTTATTAACACTGGAGAATAATTCATTTACATCTGCTTCATCCTTATATTTTATTAGGGTGACTCTGGACCAATGGGACCACCAGGGGGCACAGGAGAGGACGGAGAGCGGGTACGTAGATCTGCAAATATTATAATCTTATTATTACATTCAGATGTTGTGTCACTGCTGATAAcgtgcttcttcttctgtgtttgtaggGAGATGATGGAGACGTTGGACCCAGGGGTCTCCCAGGTGAACCAGTGAGTGTTTCAGTGACAGCCCAGCTGATTCTACATCTCCCACTATTTCCTATTTATATTCTATTCGTGCTTTTATTGTCTGTGTTTTAAATGGTCTCCCAAAATACATGCCTCTGTTTTTATATCTCACATAACAAGGTCACCTTTGCACCTGTTGTTTCATAATCATCATACCCTTATGATATTTTAGGGAATCTTTACTGTAATTAATAATGTAGTGCAGTAACAGAAAGACGGAGGAGGAGCCAACGTGCTTTTAGAATCACTGGAATATGGAGTTGTGTTTTTTATGCAGCTAGTTGTAGGTCAGACTTTTAGATTTGATAAAGAAGGAGAATGCAGATTACCTGTTTAAATAGCTCATTCTGCACATATATTTATACTTTATAAACGTATAAGTTCTCTTTCTTTATGAATtatgttttcctttcttttcgaTTAAAAACAGTAgcatgtgtgagtgaatgatcTTGGTTTGCATGAGCGTCTTACGCCTGTGTGTTCTTGTGTGTTTGCAGGGACCTCGTGGTTTGCTCGGACCCAAAGGTCCTCCAGGAATCCCCGGACCTCCTGTGAGTAAAAGCGATTTCACGCCCAGCCTTCTGCTGGTATTTTGGCTGCATTGTTTTACCCCACTCTGACCACTGAGCACCCACAGCACCACCTGAACCAACAGCCAGTCACCTGGTTTCATCCCAAATCTAAAAATGAGCATGTGATGTTCCCACAGCCTCCTCAAAACAATAAAGACATGtagaaaaaatgaatgaatgatataTTTAAACTTTCTGCTTGTTCTGCTAAAGTAAAGTTTTAGCTTTAAGGGAAGTTTACTCCATCGGTTTAATATGACAGAAGCAGAAACATCAGTGTTTTTGTTCCTTGTCAAAGCTGAAGCTTAATGAcagattttaaatatgtaatgttaaacacagtgaacactTTTTATTACCTTAcactctcactttttttttttaaattttataacaTGTTTTAGTACAAACCAGCGTTTTCAGACGAACACTTTGTGCACTTTTTTCCAAAAACCTGTGTAAAATTAGCCGACTGCACTTTAAGTAGGAAGATGCCCACAAAGACAAACCTGCATCAACAtcaacatgttttgttttctgtgagtGATGCTGAGCAAAGCACCAGAGATGATGTTTTCAGTTCCTGTTCCCTGGATGCTTTGAGTAGAAGCTGACATTTAGACATTTACGGggaattgtttttaatttcttcctCTCGCTCTTCTCTCAGGGTGTTCGAGGAAACGATGGACCCCACGGTCCCAAAGGAAGCTTGGTCAGTAACAGTTTCCATGTTGTCATGTTATCATGTGTATTTGAACATCTAAGATCACAACTCATAATGTTAACACAAAGCTTTTCTTTTAGCTAGTTCCTGACAGattctctcttcctcctctgccctTCACTTTGTCCTGCACTGATCGTTATTCTCTCCTCTTCTGTTTCTGTCTCTCAGGGTCCCCAAGGTGAGCCAGGACCTCCAGGTCAGCAGGGAACCCCAGGAACTCAGGTGAGACACAGAACACCTGATCATTATCACGTACCCGATCAGTGATAATGTATGGGCATAGCTATGCAGGAACATGCACACAAAGATATGAAGAAAGATTAATGCTTAAATTGTAATAATTACATAAACTGATTAAAGGTCACACGTGTTTTTTGCAGGGAATGCCGGGACCTCAGGGGGCCATCGGACCCCCAGGAGAGAAAGTAagactttaaatatttatcaTACTCTATTTAAAGTACAGTTACATAATGAATGTTGGCTACGAATAACTATTCAACAATACACAGTCATATAATAGTTGGAATATTATTAATTCATTACATTATTCAACTCTATTCTCCAACTCTGACATTTAAATACTGCAGTGGTCACACTGAGAAAGTAAACAAAGGGAGTAGGATGTGCTGTTGTCTGGAAGAGATCTTTAAACACCTGTTACAGCAGGAGTCTGTGGGATGTTTGAGAATTATAGTAACCAATCAAATTCACACATCTCACAAAGGTGAAAATATGATGGTTATTGTCAGAGATGATGATCTTATGCTATTCCACCTAAAAATGAATCTTCTAAATTAAGTTTGATATCAAGTGCAGGGTTTACCTCATGCACACGCAGTACAGCACACAGCTGACTGCATGAAGACTGCAGTCACTCTCATATAACCGACAACCACTTACAGCTGCAGCTGTGACAGTGACAGCATGAATATCTCTGAAACTAAAGTGAAGTTATGCATCCTTACCTCATTCACATCAACACTTTCCCCTCCAGAGAATACTtacaaaagaaggaaaaggccGAGCTGTGATTTCAGCACTCTTATAGAATAACACTGGTACTCTGTGTCAGTGCActtttctctcactcacactTCAACCGTGTGAGTCTGTCGTACTCGTCAGCGACGAAGCAGAAAAGCGACCTTCATTCAGATATGAGACGTTTCAAATAAGGAGCATTTATCGACCTTATATACACTTTGTCTCCTTCTCCAGGGTCCCACAGGAAAACCAGGTCTCCCAGGAATGCCTGGAGCTGATGGGCCTCCTGTatgtttgtctttctttatATTGTTTATTAAGTTGGACCACCTAAAGCTAGCTGATGTCTTTTCGAAGCCTTAAACTCTCTATTGTTACAGGGTCACCCAGGAAAGGAGGGGCCTCCTGGCACCAAGGGGAACCAGGTGGGTGTCATAACTCCATCACTTCTATAACAAACCCAATTCACCAAATTATTATCCATCCTAACAGGAGACCTGTACGCTCTGTTAGGTTTGTCCTTGTGGTCGTAGTTACCACAGAGTGTGTGTTGTGCTGTAAACCTGCTTTCTTTGGTCTGCAGGGTCCTAACGGTCCTCAGGGAGCTATCGGCTATCCTGGTCCTCGGGGCGTCAAGGTCACTGCActtcatttttaatgtgtcaTAAAAGAAATTagcaaagacattttttaatgtgatttattAGAATGCAAATGTATTGATTATGAAATTGTTGTGATCACAGGGAGAACAAGGCATCCGCGGCCTGAAAGGCCACAAAGGAGAAAaggtaaatgaataaatatcacatttacACAATAAGATGGTGTTAATGTGAACATTTGGtgattaaaaaaggaaaacagagatATCATGTGATTGCATTATACTTTAAAACATGGTTGATGTCATGAACATCTattcattgtgtttttatttgtttttgttgccaGGGAGAAGACGGCTTCCCGGGAATTAAAGGAGATTTCGGTGTAAAGGGAGAAAGGGTAAAGTCTGAATAATGAAGCAGCTGATTGGTCAGTTGGCTGGTTCTTTAATGTAACACTAGATGGCTGAATGAAAGACTGGTCTAGATTTTTAATCTAACCCATGTTAATATTTGCTTTGAGGTATTGCTTTGTATACAGCACAGATTTAATCTCACAGCTGTGTTTCCACTCTGATCTCTTACAGGGAGAGATTGGAGTATCAGGGCCCAGAGGAGAGGACGGTCCGGAGGGGCCAAAGGGTCGTGTTGGACCCCCCGGTGAGGTTGGAGCTATTGGACTGATTGGTGAGAAGGTATGAACTGTTTAATTAAGCCAGACTGCATAaaagtaattattttttattattcagaCCATCATTTAATACTTTTATAACAAACTTGTGTAAGAATGATATTTTACCTGTACCTGGGATCTGAAACAagtatttatttgaatttttatgaatatttgagggttttttatgttttattgatgTGAATTTCTCCATTGAACCTGACATTTAACTTTATAACATGAATTTTATTACAAGATAACGTGACTGTTACACCTGTGCATCATGTCGAGTGCTTCTCAGCTTTCTCACCTACATGCCAGCATTAATCAGTCATAACTAGCTGGTTTGTAGTGAAGCAGGTTAGAAAACGCAGTCACACCTGCTGTGATTAATTACGTCATCGTTTGTTTCCAGGGTAAACTCGGTGTACCTGGAGTTCCCGGATATCCTGGAAGACAAGGACCAAAGGTAAGAGAAGCACGTGCCTTTCATTAACACTGACTCAGTGGTTGATCCTGATGGAACAGCTGATCCTGacatgttggtttgtttttaggGATCTCTTGGATTCCCAGGATTCCCTGGTTCAAACGGCGAGAAGGGAACAAGGGTAAGACGACGTCTCTGTGGAAGAATTTACATCAAAAGTCAGACATTTAAACTTAACAAGGATTAAAATGCTCAGGTTATAACAAAAGTTCTAATGTTAACTAATGTTTAATGTTAACTGTCTGTCTGATTCTCTTCAGGGTCCTTCTGGCAAACCAGGTCCGAGAGGACAGAGAGGCCCGACGGTACTTTTTCTGTTTATCATGTTCAGGTTTTAGAAGCTGCTCTGCTCACAGTGTTAAAGAATAACAGTACATCACTCATCATCAGTTTAACCTCTGGTGATCAGCAGAAACACAGAGTTGTTTAATTATTCCTTCATATGATTTGAGTGTATCGTAGTAACTTAACTATACGTGCTGTCTTTGACCATCAGGGCCCCCGAGGGCAGAGAGGGCCGAGGGGGGCCACGGGGAAGCCAGGAGCAAAGGTTTGTCTGCACACCTGAAACAAACTGTCCACACTGTGATTTACTGATGAATCCTGTTTTCACTTCATATTTTCCATGAATGTGTGAAAGAAATTGCCCGGATCTCATCtttatattaatatttgaaCAAAAATGTCAGAgctggatttatttatttttttaaacaagactTGCCTAAAAACTCTCGACACCATTTACATTTATTGCTTTTGATTTTTGCCTGTAaataatttgaataaaaaaagaagagtttGTATTTAATTCATTCTTCTTTTATTGCTCCTGTCAGGGAACCTCAGGAAGTGATGGACCTCATGGTCCTCCTGGAGAGAGGGTGAGTGTTGAAGTTCACAGAAGCGTGTCCTGCTTGGAAAAACTTACTTTTAATTTTGAGTCATGTATTTAATGTTCTTACTTTACCACATATGATTTCTCAGGGATTGCCAGGACCTCAGGGAGCCAATGGTTTCCCCGGACCAAAGGGACCTCCTGTAAGTAAACGTTTTCATTTACGGTTCCTCACAGACTGATTTTAGTAATGCTACAAATTCAGGTTGATATCACTGAGCTATTAATAAAAAAACTGAGGTACTTTGTACAGTTTGATAAAATtggtttattgttttattacagGGACCACCAGGAAAGGATGGGCTGCCAGGACATCCCGGACAGAGAGGAGAAGTTGTAAgttaaatttgtattttttattaattctagATAATTTCTAGATAAACTGTTAACTGAGTTTGTCTCTTGCAGGGTTTCCAAGGTAAAATGGGTCCACCTGGGCCTCCTGGAGTTGTTGGACCTCAGGTGAGTTCATTCATCGTGGTGCAGATACTGTTACTGCTACAGCAAATCACATCGAGCTTCTTAATCACGAGCCAACTTACACACTTCACTTCTCCATATTCACACCCTGCTGCTTTGCATTCTTCCTTCCATCAttgctttcttcttctctcaactctcttcatgtccatcttcCAGGGCCCATCAGGAGAGACCGGCCCCATGGGTGAGCGTGGCCATCCCGGACCTCTAGGTCCACCTGGCGAGCAGGGGCTTCCTGGTCCTTCAGGGAAAGAGGGCACCAAGGGGGACCCTGGACCCCCAGGACGCCCTGGAAAAGATggtcctgcaggactgagaggcTTCCCAGGAGAGAGAGGACTTCCTGGAACCCCTGTGAGTATAAATGATCCAGCATATGTCATCAAGCCAGGATCCAGGTGTTTAAGAAACATTTCTTACCTCAGTTATTAGAATAAGAGTGTGATGATTATTCCTTCATGGTCATTTCTTCCAGGGTGGTGGAGGACTGAAGGGAGGCGAAGGACCTGCTGGACCTCCTGGACCTGCTGTAGGTTTctgttcatattaaaaaacaactcatttaaaaaaatgttcatagTGCAGAAATAATGGAGGCAAATCTGGATCTCTCAGTTAAGTGAGGAGAGAACAGCGCGTACTCTGAGTTTGGACGTTAACCATCattgtgtttgtttcatttttcaaatcTCTCACTGTGAgatagaaatattttaaaaacttttaaaatctGTTACTCATTCTTCCAACTTAAGAATTAATTATTCACTTAATGAAAACCTGCTGTGGTTGGTGCTGACCTCATGTATTTCTTAGGGGTCTCCTGGTGAGCGGGGCCCAGCTGGTACTGCTGGACCCATTGGACCTCCTGGCAGACCAGGCCCTCAGGGCCCACCTGGACCAGCTGGAGAGAAGGGAGTCCCTGTGAGTCTTCTGGATGTGTTAATCAAATTTAGTCTGTCCAGCTAATGATGAATATCAATTATTGATTTctctgttctctctttctcctgctCAGGGTGAGAAAGGGCCCATTGGCCCAGCAGGTCGGGACGGAGTGCAGGGTCCCGTGGGTCTGCCCGGCCCTGCTGGAACAGCTGGAGTTCCCGGCGAGGACGGAGACAAGGCCAGTAACTCTAAGTAACAGAGATCACACGTTAGCTTAAGATTCTTGGAAAGCTGCAGGGTGAATGTTTCACCTCAGAAGGTGGTGCCTGTATGTCAAGAGTCAAAATAGCTCAGAGtgtgaaataaaatgaattttgtttattgtttcagGGTGAGGTTGGAGAGCCCGGTCAGAAGGGCGCCAAAGGAGGCAAAGGCGAGCATGTGAGTGACTTAAATCAGGGGTTCATATTTACCTCTGATGGTAACGATCAGAAGCTAATAATGCTGTTTCTTTCTTAATGATTGTTGTTTCTCATGTTCATGTGCTTGTTTGTGGTTATTTGCAGGGTCCTCCTGGTCCACCCGGGCCGCTCGGTCCTGTAGGTCAGCCTGGTCCAGCTGTGAGTagaaactcttttttttatttcaagtgCCTGCATTTGATGATGGCTGCAGTTTTTACTTTACTGATTTGATAAAGGTCTTGTTAAAATGAAAACGTAGTTATGTGACGAATATACACGATTATTCCTGATATGATGAGAAGTTTAGACCCACCCAGTCAGGAGAACAGCACATTAACTGTTCTTATCTCCTGTTTATGTCcttgttgttcttcttctgtggtgcaGGGTGCTGATGGAGATCTTGGACCGAGGGGGCAGCAGGGTCCTTTCGGAGCTAAAGGTGACGAGGGAACTCGAGGCTTCCCAGGAGCACCAGGTCCCATCGGACTCCAggtaaaaacatgaaaacatcaaAAAGCAACAACACTTCCTTTCTTTATGTTGGATTCGATGTGAATACTCGTGCACGTCGAGCGTCGCTCTTGTGCAAAGCTCCTAATCCAGAACTTTGACCTTTGCTCTGCAGGGATTGCCAGGACCATCcggagagaaaggagagacgGGAGATGTTGGACCTATGGTGAGTTTCACAAACACATGAATATTGTAATAACTGGTAAAGACGtatgaaacaaaataaatgaaatgatgaTAATAACCAAATCCTCTTTATGTTTCCAGGGTCCTCCAGGCCCTCCAGGACCCCGTGGCCCTGCTGGACCCAGCGGAGCTGACGTGAGTGTTTGGAGCTTTTACTGAACCTCTGTGAAACTCACAGGAAGCTAAACAGGAATTATTCAAAATGTTTCagtaacagaaataaaatgGTACCTAACCTTTTACATCAAGTTAATTGTATCATAGTAAATTCTCATAAAACTAAAAATCATTGTTCAGCGTTAATTTAAGTAGATTATCTGATTCTTTTCCCTCTGAGTAACTGTTGATGGAAATTATTTGAtcagttgtttttgtctgttttcaggGTCCTCAAGGTCCTCCTGGTGGTATTGGTAATCCTGGACCTGTTGGAGAGAAGGTGCAGTAGTGAGGGAATATTTTTACTGCTTTgtgtccaaaaaaagaaaaactggatTAAAATGTGTGATGTTTGTTCCACAGGGAGAGCCCGGTGAGGCCGGACCACCTGGAATCGTAGGAGAGCCTGGAAAGAAGGTGAACAGTCTTAACACTATTTTGAGCCGATGCATCAGGAGCTCATGCTGTCGCTGATATCTAAATATCATCCATGAGTAAACAAAGAGGTGTGCACTTCTGTGGACAGGGTCCTCGTGGAGAGCGCGGAGAGAAGGGAGAGGCGGGCCAACCTGGAACTGCTGGACCTGCCGGAGGACGAGGAGGACCAGGAGACGACGGGCCCAAAGGAAACCCAGTATGAGAACCTGGACACACCAGAACATACACAGTTAGACTGCCACACAGATCAGTGACCGCAGATCTCTTTACCGTGTTTAATCATGGGtcttttttattaatttcaggGTCCTGTTGGTTTCCCTGGTGATCCCGGCCCCCCTGGTGAGGTTGGGCCCAGAGTAAGTGTTGTTTTTGAATGATTCacgtttatttatttgcagGGATGTTAAATGTGGCTCCACAGCTGTCGACAGTTCAGTTCAGCCTCTTCACTGCACGTTTGACCTTTGTGCTGAACCGAACAACCCAAAGAAAAACCTCTGACATCATCGTCTTTGTCTTTAGGGTCAGGATGGTGccaagggagagagaggagaggacgGAGAAGCAGGAGAAGCTGTGAGTAAAAAAGATGCAACGATGCAGAAATGAAGGATTAGAAATGATCCAGCTCCTCAATCTTCTCACTCTGCCTCCTATCGCAGGGCACCCCCGGACCTCCTGGTGAGAACGGACCTCCTGGCCCCCCAGGAAAGAGGGTAAGGTCTCCCAGTCTAACCTGCTGCTGTGAAAGATCACTTAAGTAGCAAGTTTTTCTATATagccattttttaaatgttcccagcttttaaaaaaggtgaaaataaCTACAGAGTTTTGcagtttgacattttatttaCCTGAGCATAAACAGATTTATGTCAAATAAGGAGACACAGCCTCACTGTGTTTACTGAGGGTAGAGTATTCACCACCCAAACACCCACCCTGAGCGCAGCACAGTGAAAGCATCCTGGACACCATCAAacatttattctgtttctttccTGTAGTCGTATTTAATTGGCCtctatttaaaatacaaaacatttatATGATTTAGTGAAAAGCTTATTAACTTTGAAGGAATACAGAACTTTATCACTTATGTTCATTGATGCACTGTTACCTCATTTACATGTCAGGGTCCTGCTGGTGCAAGAGGAGCAGAGGGGCGTCAGGGAGAGAAGGGAACCAAGGTGAGTCCTTCAGTTACTAAATGATCTGCACAGATCACAGTAACTATAAGCTTATGGCAGATGATAAGACAAAACTATGTTTACATCTGATTACTGACCCTTTTGTTTCTAATAATGATTCTACAATAAATGATTAACTCTGTTTTTCTCAGGTTCTTATCAATCTTATTTTTGTGATGCATAACTTTTACTGATGCAAAGAATCTTTTAAACGTGTTTCTTTGGCGTCACCTTTCACAGGGAGATCCAGGTGCAGTCGGTCCCCCAGGAAAGACGGGTCCTGTGGGCCCTCAGGGTCAACCAGGAAAACCAGGAACCGAAGGTCTTCGAGGACTCCCGGGATCAGTGGTCAGTTCAGTTTATCAGTCATTTTTGGGTTTATTCAAACAGCAACTAAGCAAATtcactgtgtgtatgtgacacTTGTTGTTTGATGTGTTGCTGTTCGCTCACTAAGTGTGTTAATAATTGTGTTTCAGGGCGAGCAAGGATTACCAGGAGCTGCTGGAGAGAAAGGACCACCTGGACCTTTGGTaagaacaaacacaaagttTGCACTTGATGCTCCGTGACGCTGCACTTTGCTCCTGCTGCCTTCTTTAATCCTCCATCTTTCCTCTTCCTTTCTGTCCTCCTGCTTTCatcctcttcttttcttctttctctgctTCTCCTCCTGCAGGGACCGCCTGGTTTGCCCGGGCTGCGTGGAGACCCCGGAGCCAAGGGAGAGAAGGGACACCAAGGTCTTATCGGTCTCATCGGACCTCCGGGAGAGCAGGGAGAGAAGGGAGACCGAGGCCTTCCTGGGCCTCAGGGATCCTCTGGACCCAAAGGAGAGACCGTAAGTTTGACCTCTGTCACGTGATGAAGAGCAGGCAGTGAAacctttgttattttatttgactcttttttaaatggaaatgaTTCTCATGTCTTGTAACACAGGGACTTCCTGGAGGCACCGGACCCCTCGGCCCTGCTGGTCCTCCTGGTCTTCCTGTAagtatttgtgttgttttattccAGGAACATGACGTcattcttcctcctcctgctcctgaaaCCTGTCATTGAAGCCGTTTTATTAAAGTCTGACATCTTTTGCAGGGTCCTCAAGGTATCAAAG encodes:
- the col11a2 gene encoding collagen alpha-2(XI) chain isoform X3; the protein is MDIGACPFRKKRRPWRMDFSSFALVTVALAVCQTAVVRADPVDVLRALQVPSLPEGVKKVPGFCTSRRSSSPDHAFRITKKAQISAPTKQLFSGRFPENFSVMALVKAQAGLQAFLLSIYSEQGVQQLGIELGRSPVFLYEDQSGKPAPEDYPLFKGVNLADGKWHRIAFSVSKKNVTLLLDCKKKMTRPLPRGNKAVVDTNGITVFGARLLDEEVFQGDIQQLLIASNPQAAYDFCEHYSPDCDSPLPKTQAQDPNTYKKAVTEKAASAKPTLVKTKPTPAKPVKSGSYKLVIKPPMPTKASKSSKAKPTAADVLLSKIKPTKSKPTAAPAKNGNGKTGAVKKANGNAKATTGAKPTPQVKVNGNGNGKVVAEKKAPVTSKANSNGKATTEKKANGNGKTATDVKAKGNGNGGAKANGNHKTTTKIQTTVVKATKAPKPTKASKPGPTKSAATKAPKVKTQSKTDGKAVTKVPPVSKRVNNFVRDSPPTKSGATSAPVRPTPPRPTRVNKVPDIKSLHKPFPPFGNTALSGTGVPPKKVTNRYQQPQVEPALVGEEVDAAKAGGTGEELFTEEYETGDVGLKEYDYNYRDYNEPSPEAAEVDGNIGPALSAVTDEGGAAVRGQKGEKGEPAVLEPGMLIEGPPGPEGPAGPSGPPGSSGPPGSAGDPGERGPPGRPGLPGADGVPGPPGTSLMLPFRFGQSGGDKGPVVSAQEAQAAAILSQARMALKGPPGPMGFTGRPGPLGSPGSPGLKGELGDPGPQGPRGPHGLMGPPGKAGRRGRAGADGARGMPGEPGAKGDRGFDGLPGLPGDKGHRGDSGPMGPPGGTGEDGERGDDGDVGPRGLPGEPGPRGLLGPKGPPGIPGPPGVRGNDGPHGPKGSLGPQGEPGPPGQQGTPGTQGMPGPQGAIGPPGEKGPTGKPGLPGMPGADGPPGHPGKEGPPGTKGNQGPNGPQGAIGYPGPRGVKGEQGIRGLKGHKGEKGEDGFPGIKGDFGVKGERGEIGVSGPRGEDGPEGPKGRVGPPGEVGAIGLIGEKGKLGVPGVPGYPGRQGPKGSLGFPGFPGSNGEKGTRGPSGKPGPRGQRGPTGPRGQRGPRGATGKPGAKGTSGSDGPHGPPGERGLPGPQGANGFPGPKGPPGPPGKDGLPGHPGQRGEVGFQGKMGPPGPPGVVGPQGPSGETGPMGERGHPGPLGPPGEQGLPGPSGKEGTKGDPGPPGRPGKDGPAGLRGFPGERGLPGTPGGGGLKGGEGPAGPPGPAGSPGERGPAGTAGPIGPPGRPGPQGPPGPAGEKGVPGEKGPIGPAGRDGVQGPVGLPGPAGTAGVPGEDGDKGEVGEPGQKGAKGGKGEHGPPGPPGPLGPVGQPGPAGADGDLGPRGQQGPFGAKGDEGTRGFPGAPGPIGLQGLPGPSGEKGETGDVGPMGPPGPPGPRGPAGPSGADGPQGPPGGIGNPGPVGEKGEPGEAGPPGIVGEPGKKGPRGERGEKGEAGQPGTAGPAGGRGGPGDDGPKGNPGPVGFPGDPGPPGEVGPRGQDGAKGERGEDGEAGEAGTPGPPGENGPPGPPGKRGPAGARGAEGRQGEKGTKGDPGAVGPPGKTGPVGPQGQPGKPGTEGLRGLPGSVGEQGLPGAAGEKGPPGPLGPPGLPGLRGDPGAKGEKGHQGLIGLIGPPGEQGEKGDRGLPGPQGSSGPKGETGLPGGTGPLGPAGPPGLPGPQGIKGAKGASGGAGPKGEKGVQGPPGPPGPPGEVIQPLPIQRSPKSKRSIDASQLAPEFDPDMPASDTAGTEFLMGSEGMEEIFGSLNSLRQEIETMRFPLGTQDSPARTCQDLNLSQPDLKDGEYWIDPNQGCSRDSFKVFCNFTTGETCLYPSKDVNTVEMSSWDKETPGSWYSQFSTGSKFSYVDSNGEPVGVVQLGFLRLLSVQARQNLTYHCHRSVAWADQSAKNNYQRALHFLGANDEELSYETNPYIKALIDGCSYRKGFDRTVLEISTPQLEHLPLRDIKVSDFGEKNQQFGFEVGPVCFQA